GCCTGAGGCGCCTGGCATAATCACCGCCATGCTTCATGCCTGTTCTCCCGAGGAAGCCTCCATGGAGTCTTCGGGATCGGACGATTCCGCCTCGCCGACCCGTCGTCTTGCCTCCGCTGCCGCTTCATTGATCAGCCGGATCGTCTCCGCCGCCTTCTTAAGCGAGGTGTCAAGATGAAAACTCAACTTCGGACAGTGCCGGATTGACAACTCGCTGCCCACCAGCCGCTGCACGTACCCCGCCGCCGAACAAAGACCCGCCAGCGTACGTCGCTGGATGGACTCCTCCCCTAGCACGCTGATCCAGACTTTCGCGTACTCCAGGTCGCCGCTCACCTCCACGCGGGTCACGCTCGCCAGCGGCGCGATCCGCGGATCGCTCAGTTTGGTCGCGATCGCGTCGCTCACCACCGCTCTCACGATCGTCGCAATCCGTTCCGGCCTGTGACCTCTCATGCCCATCACCGCCCCGCCCGACAACGGCCCGACCCCACGGTCCGGAATTCTTGTACCCGCATCCGGACCCCGCCGTCGCACTAGAACACTTCGATCCGATAGTCGACCAGCGCCGCGGATGTGTCCTGGCGAACATAGTCAACCATCTTATCCAGGGCGCTCTCCACAAACCGGCTCTCGTTCGCCACCATCGCCACGCCCAGCTCGGCCTGTTGCCGGAGATCCAACGACCCGACCTCGGCGACCGAAACGTTGAACCGCCCCTTCAACCGGTCTTTCAGGCTGTTGACCACCCGCCGCTTGTCCTTCAGCGAATAAGCGTCAAAAATCGCCAGCCTCAGGCTGAGAGTCCCCACCACCATCCGATCGGAGGCCATGCTGATCCGCCCACACGTCCGCCGGTTCCGCCCGCCTACAATTTGCGGGTCGTCTCAACGATTTCATACGTCTCGATGACGTCCCCGGGTTTGATGTCATCGAAGTTTTCGATCCGGATCCCGCACTCCATCCCTGCGCGAACCTCTCGAACGTCATCTTTGAACCGCCGCAGGGATGCGATCGCCCTGTGCCGTTCCCGCTTCAGATCGTCCGCCGTCGGAACAATAATCTGCCCGTCGCGGATCACCCGCGCCAGGTGTGACCGCAGGATCGGCCCCTCGGTCACCATGCAGCCGGCAACGGCCCCGACGCGGGAAATGCGGAAAACCTCGCGCACCTCGGCCCGGCCGCGCTTCTCTTCGGTCCTCTCCTTCGGCAACAGGCCCTCCAACGCGTTCCGAACGTCGTCAATCAGGTTGTAGATCACCCGGTACAACCGGATGTCCACGCCCTCGGTCTCGGCGAGCCGTTGAGCGCTCGGGTCCGCCACCACGTTGAAGCCGACTACCAACGCATTGCTCGCTGCAGCCAGCACGACGTCGCTTTCCGTCACCGCCCCGATGCCGGCGTGCAGGAAATGGAGCTTCACCTGCTCGCTCGGAATCTCGCTCAAGGCCTTGTTCAGGGCATCCAGGGAACCCTGAACATCGGCCTTCAGGATGATGTTCAACTCGGGAACCGCCTCGCCCTCACGCTGCCGCACCAGCTCTTCCAGCGTCTGCGGCTTGCGCGCCCGGGTCAGAACATTCGCCCGTCGCTGATTCCGGACCGACTCGGCCACCGCCTTGGCCCGCTGCAATGAATCCACCTGATAGAAGTTTTCACCTGCGTTGGGCACTTCATCCAGTCCGGCCAGCTCGACGGGATAGCCCGGCAGGGCCTCGTCAATCTGTCTGCCGAGATCGTCCCGCATCACCCGGACGCGCCCCGCGGCGCTGCCACACACGATGAAAGCCCCCGGCCTGAGCGTGCCCTCCCGAATCAATACGCGAGCAAGGGGACCGACTCCCTGAGTCATCTGGGCTTCGATGACCGTGCCGGTGGCCGGCACGTCGGGGTCCGCCCGCAGGTTCAACAACTCCGTGAGCATTCCCAGATGCTCGATCAACTCCGGGACGCCCTGGCCGGTGACGGCGGATGTCTTCACAACGTCGATTTCCCCGCCCCACTCGGTGGGCGCCAGCCCAAGCTCGGAAAGCTGGCCGTAGATCTTGTTGATGTCCACTCCCGGCAGATCGATCTTGTTCAAAGCCACGATGATGGTGACTTTGGCGGCCTTGGCATGGTTGATCGCCTCGACCGTCTGAGGCATCACCCCGTCGTCGGCGGCAACGACAAGAACAACGACGTCGGTGAGATGGGCCCCTCGCGCCCGCATCGCCGTGAAGGCCTCATGACCCGGCGTATCCAGGAACGTTACCGACAGGTTGCCGCGCTCCACACGGTAAGCGCCGATGTGCTGGGTGATGCCGCCCGCCTCACCCGCCGCTACCGAGGTCTTTCGGATCGCGTCAAGCAGGCTCGTCTTGCCATGGTCAACGTGGCCGAGCATCGTTACAACCGGAGGACGAGGCTGCGGGTTCTTGCGCTCGCGGCTCGCGAACTCTTCAATCAGCTTGTCGAGCTCCGTCTTCGGCTTGACCACCTGTATCTCGACCCCGAAATCCAGCATCACCATCTCGGCGATCTCGGTGGGAATCACCGTGTTGCGATGCACGAGCCCCATGTTGTGATCGTGCATCAGCTTCGGCATGATCTGGGCCATCCCCACGCCCGTGGCGGAACACAGCTCATGAAGAATGATCGGCTCGGTGACCTCGGCCTTGGTCTTGCGCGGGGCGATTCGAGCGGGCGCCGACTCGGCGGCCTTCTCCCTTGCCCGATGATGGATGCCCCGCCCGCTGGCCGACTGCAGGCGCTCCTGACGTTCGAGCAGGTCACGGTCGTTCCATTCCCGAAGACGCTCGCCAATCTCATAGAGAGAGGTGGTTGAGCGCCGCGGGTTGAGCCGCTGGCGGCCCTTCTTGCCCGGCACATCGTCGTAGACCGGGCCCTTGCCTCCTTTGCCGCGTTTGTGTCCGCCCCCCTCAAACTCCAACGGCTCCGGAACCACCGCCGGCCCCTTGGGTGCCCGCGGAACGGGGCGCGTCACAGGATCAGGCCGAGCATAACCGACAATCTTGGGTCCGCGCATTTGGGCAGGGGCGGGCACATTCTGCGGCCCGGCCGGACGCACGGGCTCGGGAGGTTTCGGCGGGGCAGCCGCAGGAGCTTGGGCAGCCGGCTTGGCCACAACAGGCTCCTCGGCCGGGACCGCCGGCGGCGCTTCCGCTGGCGGAGATGACGGAGGCTCCGGCTCGCCGATCACGACGGCCGGTGGAGCTTGCTCCGCCCCACCCGCCCGTGTTTCCACGACCGGCGGGACAACCACAACCTCCGCCGGCGCCGTGGGGGGGGCGGGCTCAGCAACAACAGCCGCAACCACAACCTGCTCACCCGCTTCCTCGACCGCCGTCTCCTTCGGAGCCTCTGCCTTCTTCCTCCGGGTGCCCTTGCGCTTGATACGCACGGCATCGATGTCCACGGGGGCCGCTTCCTCAACAGCCGTCTTGTGGCCGGCAGCACTGAACCACTCCCGGATTGTCTCCGCCAGGCCGGCCGAGAGCGCGGACATGTGGTTCGTCACCCCTTCGACGCCTTCGCTCTTGCACTTCTCGATGATCGCCTTGCTGGTGACGCCCAGTTCCTTGCTCAGCGTGTGGACCCGAAGCTTATCCGACAAATTCAACCTCCTGAACCGGCCTCATGGATCCCCCCCCGCCGTCCGGCCAATTTGCACAGGATGGCCGGCTCAACGGCGGAAAGATCCCATCCCGGACCCGTGATTCTCAGCCTTCGGCTGGTGCCTCACTGTTGCCACCAGTCGATTCGGATGCCGACGTTCCATCCTCGGCAACCATAGTCGATTCGGATGCCTGCGTTCCATCCTCGGCCATAGCCGCTTCACCCGCCGCTGCAGCCTCCGCAGCGGCTTCAACGGCCAGGGCTTTGGCTGCCGCCGTCTCGATGGCCAACCGCTTGGCCGCCTCCGAGGCAATGCTGACCACCTGGGCGGCCAGCTCCTCCGACAACCCAACATCTTTCACCAGCGGGGCAGCGCCAACCTCTTCAACATCTCCTAGGGAGATAATGCCCAACGCCTGGATCTTCGCGATTTTGTCCTCCCCCACTCCCTCGATCTCGCTCAGCACCTTCTCCAACTCGTCAAGGTTCTTGTTGTATTCCGCCGGCGTAAGGATATCGATGTCCCAACCCGTCAGCCGAGCGGCAAGCCTCACGTTCTGACCGCGCTTGCCGATAGCCAGCGAAAGCTGATCCTCCGCCACCACCACGGTTGCCCGGCCAAGCTCGAAACACAAGGCGGTCTCCTGTACCTCCGCCGGCTTCAGGGCGTTCCCGATCAGGATCTGAGACGACTCATTCCAGCGAACAATGTCGATCTTCTCGCCCCCCAGTTCCAGAACGATGTTCTTGATCCGGCTGCCCCGAACTCCCACGCACGCACCCACCGCGTCAACCTTGCTGTCAATCGACGACACCGCGATCTTCGTGCGATAGCCCGCTTCGCGCGCCAAAGCCCGGATCTCGATGATTCGTTCGGCTACCTCGGGCACTTCCAGCTCGAACAGCCGGCTGATGAAATCGGGGTGCGACCGGCTCAGCACGATCTTGACCTGGTGCGGCGCTTCGCGCACGTCCAGAATCAGGCACCGGATCCGCTCGCCCGGATGATGAGTCTCGCCCGGAATCTGCTCGCTCCGCGGCAAAAAACCCTCGGTCCGACCCAGGTTGACGATCAGGGCGCCCCCCTCGAACCGCGACACCGTACCCGTCACCACCGTCCCCTTGCGCTCCAGGAACTCCTCGTAGATGCTGCCCCGCTCC
The Phycisphaerae bacterium DNA segment above includes these coding regions:
- a CDS encoding DUF503 domain-containing protein; the encoded protein is MASDRMVVGTLSLRLAIFDAYSLKDKRRVVNSLKDRLKGRFNVSVAEVGSLDLRQQAELGVAMVANESRFVESALDKMVDYVRQDTSAALVDYRIEVF
- the infB gene encoding translation initiation factor IF-2; the protein is MSDKLRVHTLSKELGVTSKAIIEKCKSEGVEGVTNHMSALSAGLAETIREWFSAAGHKTAVEEAAPVDIDAVRIKRKGTRRKKAEAPKETAVEEAGEQVVVAAVVAEPAPPTAPAEVVVVPPVVETRAGGAEQAPPAVVIGEPEPPSSPPAEAPPAVPAEEPVVAKPAAQAPAAAPPKPPEPVRPAGPQNVPAPAQMRGPKIVGYARPDPVTRPVPRAPKGPAVVPEPLEFEGGGHKRGKGGKGPVYDDVPGKKGRQRLNPRRSTTSLYEIGERLREWNDRDLLERQERLQSASGRGIHHRAREKAAESAPARIAPRKTKAEVTEPIILHELCSATGVGMAQIMPKLMHDHNMGLVHRNTVIPTEIAEMVMLDFGVEIQVVKPKTELDKLIEEFASRERKNPQPRPPVVTMLGHVDHGKTSLLDAIRKTSVAAGEAGGITQHIGAYRVERGNLSVTFLDTPGHEAFTAMRARGAHLTDVVVLVVAADDGVMPQTVEAINHAKAAKVTIIVALNKIDLPGVDINKIYGQLSELGLAPTEWGGEIDVVKTSAVTGQGVPELIEHLGMLTELLNLRADPDVPATGTVIEAQMTQGVGPLARVLIREGTLRPGAFIVCGSAAGRVRVMRDDLGRQIDEALPGYPVELAGLDEVPNAGENFYQVDSLQRAKAVAESVRNQRRANVLTRARKPQTLEELVRQREGEAVPELNIILKADVQGSLDALNKALSEIPSEQVKLHFLHAGIGAVTESDVVLAAASNALVVGFNVVADPSAQRLAETEGVDIRLYRVIYNLIDDVRNALEGLLPKERTEEKRGRAEVREVFRISRVGAVAGCMVTEGPILRSHLARVIRDGQIIVPTADDLKRERHRAIASLRRFKDDVREVRAGMECGIRIENFDDIKPGDVIETYEIVETTRKL
- the rbfA gene encoding 30S ribosome-binding factor RbfA, which encodes MRGHRPERIATIVRAVVSDAIATKLSDPRIAPLASVTRVEVSGDLEYAKVWISVLGEESIQRRTLAGLCSAAGYVQRLVGSELSIRHCPKLSFHLDTSLKKAAETIRLINEAAAEARRRVGEAESSDPEDSMEASSGEQA
- the nusA gene encoding transcription termination factor NusA; its protein translation is MNVELVRIVDSIARDKNIEKEVVFADLEQAMVSAVRKAHGPNDEVVVNIDRLSGEITASCNNQPIDMKELGRIAAQTAKQVMIQKIREAERGSIYEEFLERKGTVVTGTVSRFEGGALIVNLGRTEGFLPRSEQIPGETHHPGERIRCLILDVREAPHQVKIVLSRSHPDFISRLFELEVPEVAERIIEIRALAREAGYRTKIAVSSIDSKVDAVGACVGVRGSRIKNIVLELGGEKIDIVRWNESSQILIGNALKPAEVQETALCFELGRATVVVAEDQLSLAIGKRGQNVRLAARLTGWDIDILTPAEYNKNLDELEKVLSEIEGVGEDKIAKIQALGIISLGDVEEVGAAPLVKDVGLSEELAAQVVSIASEAAKRLAIETAAAKALAVEAAAEAAAAGEAAMAEDGTQASESTMVAEDGTSASESTGGNSEAPAEG